The genomic segment CACACACCCCTCCATTAAGGTGCATAGTTTGTGCTCCTGTGAGGGATGTTACATGAGTGCTTGTTTCCCTAAAGCCATCAGAGTGTATTGTCAAACTTTTGGATTTTTGACAGTCTGATAGATGAGATAGGATAATCTCAGTGTACTTTTTATTTACATCTCTGCTTATGAGTGaagtcgagcatcttttcatatgtttgagggcctttgcctttctttttctgaaaactaTTAATGCCTTTGCCCATCTTCCTGTTGGATCATTGGCCTTTTCTTCCTGATTGACCCTGAGTTTTGGACTCTACAAGGATGTCCAAGACGTCACCCCTGAAGCACAAGAAAGGGACTTTGGGCAAAGAAATGCTGAGACAGGATCCTGCATGCCCCAAAGATCAAATAGTAGAATCCCACTGGTTACTGTCTGAAAATAAGAATACATTCTTCCCCAAAGCCAGATGAGATCCAGCCCAGGAGAGCGGCGTTTCTAGGGTCGTCTCAGCTCTTGCTTCTGCAGCCTCTCTCCTCCTATCAGAGAAGGAAGCTAATGTCAGAGGGCGTGTGCAACCCACCCAAGGAACAAGCAGCAAATGCATGGTTGGCACCCAGGTGGCTGAGGCTCCCTCAGCTCCTGTGTCCTCGGAACTGGACTCAGTTTCCATTGCTCCTTCTCTGTCTTGATACAGCTCCAAGATGGTCTTTTACCATCTGGAATTCTGCATGGAGCTAGCTGGAAGGCAAGCTGAGCTTTCTTACTCCCTCCCTTCAATCAGGGGTAAAGGGGCAACCCAGCCAATCGGgagccttctttctctcccttttaggAGCCCCCAGAGAGGAGTGGGTGGGAGGCAGCCTGGAGGCCCCCTTGAGGAGGTAGCATGTTGGGAGAGAGGTGGGGCTGTCCCCCTCGAAGGCTGGCAGCTGTTCCCTCTCCCCAGCAGAGAGCTGGAGGAATATGGGAGCCTCTCTGCCTATTTCCCCATCCCTCCCACTCCTGCTGATCTCCGCTCCATGCATGGAATGGAGGAGGAACAGCGTACGCTCTGGGGCCCCAAGCTCCCAGAGGTCCTGTGTCCAGTGCAATACAGTCTTTCCTGGCCTGAGAAACCAGTTCATGGTTTTCTATGATTTTAGATTTGTCCTCAGCATCTTCCCCCTGCACCAAAGTTAAAACTCAGCACAAAGAAAAGATGCCACATCATCTCCCTGGAGAAATCCACTGCAGCAGCTTCGAAGCCTTTGAATCGGGAAGTGCTTTTCTGGAGTCGGACTTAACGCTCCACCACTGTGGCCCAAGTCTTTCCCCTTTTAATCCTTCTCTGCAGTGTAGAACCAGCTGTAGTCCTCCATGCCTGATCCCTACCCCAATTCAGCTCCTAAGCTGGCACAGGAGATATGCCTGCCTCTCCCTCTAGTCTTTTGCCGGGGCTCTAGTTCCTAGAGAAAACCCTAGTTCCCCTTGTCCTGGGAGGCCCGTCTTTCCACACTCTGGCTGCTTTCTGCCGCTGCCCTTGCAATTCTCATCTGCTGGCAGGTTAATTAGCTAACTCATCTCTTAAGCAATCTTCTCTTTGGTGCACTCAGGTTTGCCTGGGGCCTGTTCAGCTTGAGCCCGGGCCCTTCCCAGAGAATTTGCCACTGGCATTCAGGAAGTTCCATCTCCCTGGAGCTGCCCTGGGGCCCTGCTCAACATCAGCCCCCATTAGGCATCCAGTCTCAACCTTTTTCTCCTCAGGCCTCTTCTTCTCAACTTTGAGGGCAGAGTGAAGCAAACAGAAGGGGTACCTCAGGTAGCAATCTAAGGGCTGTGTTACAGGCAGGAATTGGGTTGATTCCAGCACGGACCAGGTGGGATCCAGGACCGTGGAGAGTTCACCAGCCTAGGTAGTGCAATTAAAGAGCCTAGGAGGAGGAGGTATGTAAAAATGAGGAAGGCTGGACTCTGGTCCTCTCAGGAGCTCACAGCAGAAGTGGGGACCTGGGAATGGAAACAGCTCTGACCAAGGTATAATTGAACTGTTCTTagaacacagaagatgaagggaaTAGTCCCCTGCTTGCGGGAAGGCTTCTTAGAGGAGGAAGAGGCATCTGAGCTGAGGCCTGGGAAGATAGAGAAGATTTCAACAGGTCCAACAACTAGCTCAGGGCTGGGCTCGTAGAGGCGCTTAATAAATGTAATCGAACAAAggactggatggatggattgggGGACAAAATGGGACAAGGCAGATCTCAGCTCCAGGAGTGCACAAGACAGACAGCGGCCCTGCCCCATCCTGGCTTGGAGGTGGGGAAGCCACACCTGAACTCTGCCGTTGTGCCCTGGGCCTGGCCTCCTGGGGATTGGCGAGTGTGCAAGGCTTAGGGTGCAGTGGCAGGTGAGAGTGCTGTGTATGGCGGGAGGTGGCTGGGGGCACGGGGAGCCCTTATGGCTGCTCTGACCTTGGTGCTGGCTGGGGGTGTTGCAGGAGTGGGCAGACGCCTGCTGCAGGGGACTCCGGAGCGTCCACGCCTACATCCTGGTCTACGACATCTGCTGCTTTGACAGCTTTGAGTACGTCAAGACCATCCGCCAGCAGATCCTAGAGACGAGGTGAGGGGCCAGGATACACTCCACTGCCACCTCAGTGGATGCCCCTGTGCTGGCCACTTCCCGTGAAAAGGGTGCAGTGGGAGGGAAACAGATCACGTGCCTCTGGTTCCCACACATACTCAAACACACACTCACGACATTTTGCCGTCCCCGTTTCTGTTAACTCATTTGGGGACCCTTACCATGGGGTGGCTAGTCTAGTGCAGTAAAGAGCAGAGGCTAGGGGAAGGAGACTTCCAGGGCGCCTCAGCCGCATGACTTTAAGCCAggctcaggttcctcatctgtacaatggggagaACATTAACACCCACCTTTTGCATCAGTTGCGTCAGTTACAGCGCTGCGCCTGGAACAGATGGATGGTAGTAGTAGTATTGACCAGGCACAGCCCGCCCTTCTTGAAGtccggggcgggggggaggttGTGAGACTAGACTGTGGGGTTCTGAGATTCCCACCTCGCCCAGCAGGGTGATCGGCACCTCGGAGACGCCCATCATCATCGTGGGCAACAAGAGGGACCTGCAGCGCGGACGCGTGATCCCGCGCTGGAACGTGTCACATCTGGTGCGCAAGACCTGGAAGTGCGGCTACGTGGAGTGCTCGGCCAAGTACAACTGGCACATCCTGCTGCTCTTCAGCGAGCTGCTCAAGAGCGTCGGCTGCGCACGCTGCAAGCACGTGCACGCCGCCCTGCGCTTCCAGGGCGCGCTGCGCCGCAACCGCTGCGCCATCATGTGACGCCGCGCCCCACGGGCCGCAGCCCCGGCAGGCCTgggcggggaggggcaggaagagaaCTCCTGGACCGCCCCCGCAGCCGCGCCCTCCCCGGGAGAGGCGGAGGGCGAGAGGGAGCTTCCCCTTAGCTGCCCcgtcctcccccctctccccagtcTGTCTTCCTGGGACGGCCGCCTTTAGTGCTGTAGTTCGTGCAGACCGCGGCCGGGCCCCTAGGAGCGCCGTCGcccctgggggttgggggtgagCGCGTGACACGGAGGGCGGGGGTGGAGAGGTGCATTGTTGACCGGGCCCGCACCCGTCACCTCCAGAGAGTGTGGCTGTCATTGTTCCGCGTCTTCTTCTCccgtgtctgtctgtctgcccaaGCGTCAGTTGGTCCTCAGCTGTCTTACCCACCCTCGCCACCTCCAGCTTCGTTCACAGGGCTCTCATTTTATCCACCCCCTGTCGCAGGTCCCGGCAGCACCTCTTCGTGAGGCCAGCCTTCTGACCGTCAGCCCCACCGGCACGGGGCGGGGCGATGCGGGTGGCCCAGGGCCCACAACCGGGGTCCGAGGGTTGAAGTCCTGGATCAGTCAGGGGGAGGAGGCAGAGCTCCCCCTGCTTCCAGGGAGACCTCCCTGCCCAACAGCCCCAATAGACGCAACAAGCTACCTTCCAGCCTTAACTCGATGGTCCGTCCCTGCCGGGTGCCCCTCTCCCACTTCCTGACCCTAAAGTCAGATCACCCCCTGggttcaacatttttttcttgaccGAGTGTGGAGAGGGATTGCCCACAAATGATAGATTTATTTCCATGATGCCAGCGTCCAGTGGTCTGCCAAACTGGAGGATGTTTGGGGGGGAGTGGGGGTGTCTGGTGGTGGGCGGGGTGTGGAGGGAGGCAGTCAGGTCGTGCCAGGGAAGACTTTTTCTCCCCATCTGACCCCAAGCTGACTGCCCCAGACCTTGCCCGCCTTGAATCTCAGATTACCCCGATTAAtctggggaggggcagagccgGGAAAAGAATTATGGGAACCCCTATGCTTGGGGGAGATATACCGGCATCCCCACCCCTGGATGGAGGCCCTCAGGATCTGACGCCCCCTCGTCCCGACACCAGTTGGCCCCATGCCTTGACTCACTCCGCCCCATTTTCTCCGGCTGCCTGGCCAGTTTCTACCTCTTGTCACCGGAGCTGATCACTGTCAGTTTTGTACCGATTTAGAAATAACAAAAGTAATGAAGATACTAGGAGTGACCTGCGGGATTACTGGGGGATTTGGAGGGCGGGAGAAATGGTGCGAGTCCCCGGCCGCCTTGCCAAGTTCTCCCTGAGGCTGAGCCCTCAGCCCTTCTCTGGTGGGAGGATAGCGAGGTCCCTTGTTAGAAGAGAGACGGAGAGAAGAGCCTAGCCTCGATGTAGCCAAGCTGTGGCGTATAGACCAGGAAACCAGGTAGCTCGGGTGGTGATGGAGAGGAGTCTGGGGGAGGCGTCATGGGTGGCAAACTTCTCATCCAGATCCCGCGTGAGAGGGAAGCTTCGATGTTCTCTTCTGcttccccaggtgattcccacTCTGCTCACTGCGGGTGACGCAGCCCGACAGTGACTGCCCTGACCTTGGGCAGTCCAGTATTTTGGGGTTCTGGTCCCTGCTGTGCtgcatgactttgggcaagtgacccgccctctctgagcctcccccTGAAGCAGAGGAGgtggctcccctcccccccacaccttGGAGTGGCTGGGAGGGTAAGGAAGAGGGGCTGCCCCCTGACTCACCAGGGGGATGGGGTGAGTGGTGACAGCATCTCACCTGCCCCATCACTGTCACCCCCCAGCTCTGAGGCACCTGAGGTGAGAGTGAGGGACCCAGGCCTCCGGCTGCCCCCTGTGGGAGCCGTTGGAATGTATTGCCTGGCTGGCCCCCTTCACCCACCCTCTCACCCCCACTTCACCCCAGATCTTTGATTTTGATTCCTTCCGCCCCCGTTCTGAGTGTCTGTCCTTcaccctgccctcccttccccagggTTTCCCACCACAGGGTCTGGAAGTGTGTGTGACGCCCACTGCGCTGTGATCAGAAGTCAGATTAAAAATCAGGGAGTGTTTTCCCTCGTTTCTGTACCAAGGTGTTGGCTCAGTTCCTGCCGTGGGAAGGAAGGGACTCCCTGCAGGGTTTCTGCCTGCTGAGCTCTGGAGGGACAGACAGTCTGGGCGATGAGGTGGCCTGAGTCCTAAAGCCCAGGCCCACCAGGAGAatgaagggaaggggagagagctgGGGACTCATCTCCTCTCCACCTACCCCGCCAGGT from the Delphinus delphis chromosome 19, mDelDel1.2, whole genome shotgun sequence genome contains:
- the RASL10B gene encoding ras-like protein family member 10B isoform X1, which codes for MVSTYRVAVLGARGVGKSAIVRQFLYNEFSEVCVPTTARRLYLPAVVMNGHVHDLQILDFPPISAFPVNTLQEWADACCRGLRSVHAYILVYDICCFDSFEYVKTIRQQILETSRVIGTSETPIIIVGNKRDLQRGRVIPRWNVSHLVRKTWKCGYVECSAKYNWHILLLFSELLKSVGCARCKHVHAALRFQGALRRNRCAIM
- the RASL10B gene encoding ras-like protein family member 10B isoform X2, with the translated sequence MVSTYRVAVLGARGVGKSAIVRQFLYNEFSEVCVPTTARRLYLPAVVMNGHVHDLQILDFPPISAFPVNTLQEWADACCRGLRSVHAYILVYDICCFDSFEYVKTIRQQILETRVIGTSETPIIIVGNKRDLQRGRVIPRWNVSHLVRKTWKCGYVECSAKYNWHILLLFSELLKSVGCARCKHVHAALRFQGALRRNRCAIM